Proteins encoded together in one Dasypus novemcinctus isolate mDasNov1 chromosome 9, mDasNov1.1.hap2, whole genome shotgun sequence window:
- the TFAP2E gene encoding transcription factor AP-2-epsilon yields MLVHTYSAMERPDGLGAAAGGARLSSLPQAAYGPAPPLCHTPAAAAAADFQPPYFPPPYPQPPLPYGQAPDAAAAFPHLAGDPYGGLTPLAQPQPPQAAWAAPRAAARAHDEPPSLLAPPARALGLDPRRDYAAAVPRLLHGLADGAHGLADAPLGLPGLAAPPGLEDLQAMDEPGLSLLDQSVIKKVPIPSKASSLSAISLAKDSLVGGITNPSEVFCSVPGRLSLLSSTSKYKVTVGEVQRRLSPPECLNASLLGGVLRRAKSKNGGRCLRERLEKIGLNLPAGRRKAANVTLLTSLVEGEAVHLARDFGYVCETEFPAKAAAEYLCRQHADPGELHSRKSMLLAAKQICKEFADLMAQDRSPLGNSRPALILEPGVQSCLTHFSLITHGFGGPAICAALTAFQNYLLESLKGLDKMFLSSAGSGHSDTKASEKDAKHRK; encoded by the exons ATGCTGGTGCACACTTACTCAGCCATG GAGCGCCCCGACGGGCTGGGCGCAGCGGCCGGCGGGGCCCGCCTGTCGTCTCTGCCGCAGGCGGCCTATGGGCCGGCGCCGCCGCTCTGCCACACGCCGGCCGCCGCCGCTGCTGCCGACTTCCAGCCGCCGTACTTCCCACCGCCGTACCCGCAGCCGCCGCTGCCCTACGGCCAGGCGCCCGACGCCGCCGCCGCCTTTCCCCACCTGGCCGGGGACCCGTACGGCGGCCTGACTCCCCTGGCGCAGCCGCAGCCTCCGCAGGCCGCCTGGgccgcgccccgcgccgccgcccgcgcccacGACGAACCGCCCAGCCTGCTGGCGCCGCCCGCCCGCGCCCTGGGCCTCGACCCGCGCCGCGACTACGCCGCAGCCGTGCCCCGGCTCCTGCACGGCCTGGCCGACGGCGCGCACGGCCTGGCCGACGCGCCTCTCGGCCTCCCGGGGTTGGCAGCACCGCCCGGCCTGGAGGACCTGCAG GCCATGGATGAGCCGGGACTGAGCCTCCTAGACCAGTCGGTGATCAAGAAAG TCCCCATTCCCTCCAAAGCCAGCAGCCTCTCGGCCATCTCACTGGCCAAAGACAGCCTGGTTGGCGGCATCACGAACCCCAGTGAGGTCTTCTGCTCTGTGCCTGGACGGCTCTCGCTGCTCAGCTCCACATCCAAGTACAAGGTGACGGTGGGGGAGGTGCAGCGGCGACTCTCGCCTCCCGAGTGCCTCAACGCCTCCCTCCTGGGGGGCGTCCTCCGCAG GGCCAAGTCCAAAAATGGGGGCCGGTGCTTACGGGAGCGGCTGGAGAAGATCGGACTCAACCTGCCAGCTGGCCGTCGCAAGGCTGCCAATGTGACCCTGCTGACTTCGCTGGTAGAAG GAGAGGCTGTGCACCTGGCCCGAGACTTCGGCTATGTCTGCGAGACCGAGTTCCCAGCCAAGGCAGCCGCCGAGTACCTGTGCCGACAACATGCCGACCCTGGAGAACTGCACAGCCGCAAGAGCATGCTGCTAGCTGCCAA GCAGATCTGCAAAGAGTTTGCAGATTTGATGGCTCAGGACCGCTCGCCTCTGGGCAATAGCCGCCCAGCACTCATCCTGGAGCCTGGCGTGCAGAGTTGCCTGACACACTTTAGCCTCATCACCCATGGCTTTGGTGGGCCTGCCATCTGTGCTGCCCTCACTGCTTTCCAGAACTACTTGCTGGAGTCACTCAAGGGGCTGGACAAGATGTTTCTAAGCAGTGCAGGCAGCGGGCATAGTGACACCAAGGCTTCGGAGAAGGATGCAAAGCATCGGAAATAA
- the NCDN gene encoding neurochondrin isoform X4 — MTSGRLPDPRVTKAVKAGDIDAKTRRRIFDAVGFTFPNRLLTTKEAPDGCPDHVLRALGVALLACFCSDPELAAHPQVLNKIPILNAFLTARGDPDDAARRSMIDDTYQCLTAVAGTPRGPRHLIAGGTVSALCQAYLGHSYGFDQALALLVGLLAAAETQCWKEAEPDLLAVLRGLSEDFQKAEDASKFELCQLLPLFLPPTTVPPECLRDLQAGLARILGSKLSSWQRNPALKLAARLAHACGSDWIPAGSSGSKFLALLVNLACVEVRLALEETGTEVKEDVVTACYALMELGIQECTRCEQSLLKEPQKVQLVSIMKEAIGAVIHYLQQVGPEKQKEPFVFASVRILGAWLAEETSSLRKEVCQLLPFLVCYAKSLYEEAEEANDLSQQVATLAISPSTPGPNWPEDALRLLLPGWCHLTVEDGPREILIKEGAPSLLCKYFLQQWELTSPGHDTSVLPDSVEIGLQTCCHIFLNLVVTAPGLIKRDACFTSLMNTLMTSLPALVQQQGRLLLAANVATLGLLMARLLSTSPALQGTPASRGFFAAAILFLSQSHVARATPGSDQAVLALAPDYEGIWADLQELWFLGMQAFTGCVPLLPWLAPAALRSRWPQELLQLLGSVSPNSVKPEMVAAYQGVLVELARANRLCREAMRLQAGEETASHYRMAALEQCLSEP; from the exons ATGACCTCTGGGAGGCTTCCTGACCCCAGA GTGACCAAGGCAGTCAAAGCAGGTGACATCGATGCCAAAACTCGGCGGCGAATCTTTGATGCCGTCGGCTTCACCTTCCCCAATCGTCTTCTGACCACCAAGGAGGCGCCAGATGGCTGCCCCGACCACGTTCTCCGGGCCCTCGGCGTGGCCCTGCTGGCCTGCTTCTGCAGTGACCCTGAGCTGGCCGCTCATCCACAGGTCCTGAACAAGATCCCCATCCTTAACGCTTTCCTCACAGCCCGGGGGGATCCTGACGATGCTGCCCGCCGCTCCATGATCGATGACACCTACCAGTGCCTGACAGCTGTGGCAGGCACACCCCGTGGGCCCCGGCACCTCATTGCTGGTGGCACCGTGTCTGCCCTGTGTCAGGCATACCTGGGGCACAGCTATGGTTTTGACCAGGCCCTGGCACTCCTGGTGGGGCTGCTGGCGGCTGCTGAGACCCAGTGCTGGAAGGAGGCGGAGCCTGACCTGCTGGCTGTGTTGCGGGGCCTCAGCGAGGATTTTCAGAAAGCTGAAGATGCCAGCAAGTTTGAGCTCTGCCAGCTACTGCCCCTCTTTTTGCCCCCGACAACCGTGCCCCCTGAATGCCTCCGGGATCTGCAGGCCGGGCTGGCACGCATCCTGGGCAGCAAGCTGAGCTCCTGGCAGCGCAACCCCGCACTGAAGCTGGCAGCCCGCCTGGCGCACGCCTGCGGCTCCGACTGGATCCCGGCGGGTAGCTCCGGGAGCAAGTTCCTGGCCCTGCTGGTGAATCTGGCATGCGTGGAGGTGCGGCTGGCACTGGAGGAGACCGGCACGGAGGTGAAGGAGGACGTGGTGACTGCCTGCTATGCCCTCATGGAGTTGGGGATCCAGGAGTGTACCCGCTGTGAGCAGTCCCTGCTGAAGGAGCCACAGAAGGTGCAGCTTGTGAGCATCATGAAGGAGGCCATCGGGGCTGTCATCCACTACCTGCAGCAG GTGGGGCCAGAGAAGCAGAAGGAGCCTTTTGTGTTTGCCTCGGTGCGGATCCTGGGTGCCTGGCTGGCCGAGGAGACTTCGTCCCTGCGTAAAGAGGTCTGCCAGCTGCTGCCCTTCCTCGTCTGCTATGCCAAGAGCCTCTACGAGGAGGCTGAGGAGGCCAACGACCTCTCCCAGCAGGTGGCCACTCTGGCCATCTCCCCCAGCACCCCAGGGCCCAACTGGCCAGAGGATGCTCTCCG GCTCCTTCTGCCTGGCTGGTGCCACCTGACAGTCGAAGATGGGCCCCGGGAGATCCTGATCAAGGAGGGGGCTCCTTCACTTCTGTGCAAGTATTTCCTGCAGCAGTGGGAGCTCACATCCCCCGGCCACGATACCTCAGTGCTGCCTGACAGTGTGGAGATCGGCCTGCAGACCTGCTGCCACATCTTCCTCAACCTCGTGGTCACGGCACCGGGGCTCATCAA GCGTGATGCCTGCTTCACATCTCTTATGAACACCTTGATGACGTCATTGCCTGCACTAGTGCAGCAACAGGGGAGGCTGCTTCTGGCTGCCAACGTCGCCACCCTGGGCCTCCTCATGGCCCGGCTCCTTAGCACCTCTCCAG CTCTTCAGGGAACACCAGCATCCCGAGGTTTCTTCGCAGCCGCCATCCTCTTCCTATCGCAGTCCCACGTGGCACGGGCCACGCCTGGCTCAGACCAGGCGGTGCTGGCCCTGGCTCCTGACTACGAGGGCATCTGGGCTGACCTGCAGGAGCTCTGGTTCCTGGGCATGCAGGCCTTCACGGGCTGTGTGCCACTGCTGCCCTGGCTGGCCCCGGCTGCCCTGCGCTCCCGCTGGCCGCAAGAGCTGCTCCAGTTGCTCGGCAGTGTCAGCCCCAACTCCGTCAAGCCTGAGATGGTGGCCGCCTATCAGGGCGTCTTGGTGGAGCTGGCCCGGGCCAACCGGCTGTGCCGGGAGGCCATGAGGCTGCAGGCGGGTGAGGAGACCGCCAGCCACTATCGCATGGCCGCCCTGGAGCAGTGCCTGTCAGAGCCCTGA
- the NCDN gene encoding neurochondrin isoform X3: protein MASDCEPALNQAEGRNSTLERYLGALREAKNDSEQFAALLLVTKAVKAGDIDAKTRRRIFDAVGFTFPNRLLTTKEAPDGCPDHVLRALGVALLACFCSDPELAAHPQVLNKIPILNAFLTARGDPDDAARRSMIDDTYQCLTAVAGTPRGPRHLIAGGTVSALCQAYLGHSYGFDQALALLVGLLAAAETQCWKEAEPDLLAVLRGLSEDFQKAEDASKFELCQLLPLFLPPTTVPPECLRDLQAGLARILGSKLSSWQRNPALKLAARLAHACGSDWIPAGSSGSKFLALLVNLACVEVRLALEETGTEVKEDVVTACYALMELGIQECTRCEQSLLKEPQKVQLVSIMKEAIGAVIHYLQQVGPEKQKEPFVFASVRILGAWLAEETSSLRKEVCQLLPFLVCYAKSLYEEAEEANDLSQQVATLAISPSTPGPNWPEDALRLLLPGWCHLTVEDGPREILIKEGAPSLLCKYFLQQWELTSPGHDTSVLPDSVEIGLQTCCHIFLNLVVTAPGLIKRDACFTSLMNTLMTSLPALVQQQGRLLLAANVATLGLLMARLLSTSPALQGTPASRGFFAAAILFLSQSHVARATPGSDQAVLALAPDYEGIWADLQELWFLGMQAFTGCVPLLPWLAPAALRSRWPQELLQLLGSVSPNSVKPEMVAAYQGVLVELARANRLCREAMRLQAGEETASHYRMAALEQCLSEP, encoded by the exons ATGGCCTCAGATTGCGAGCCAGCTCTGAACCAGGCAGAGGGCAGAAACTCCACCCTAGAACGCTACCTGGGAGCCCTCCGTGAGGCCAAGAATGACAGCGAGCAGTTTGCAGCCCTGCTGCTA GTGACCAAGGCAGTCAAAGCAGGTGACATCGATGCCAAAACTCGGCGGCGAATCTTTGATGCCGTCGGCTTCACCTTCCCCAATCGTCTTCTGACCACCAAGGAGGCGCCAGATGGCTGCCCCGACCACGTTCTCCGGGCCCTCGGCGTGGCCCTGCTGGCCTGCTTCTGCAGTGACCCTGAGCTGGCCGCTCATCCACAGGTCCTGAACAAGATCCCCATCCTTAACGCTTTCCTCACAGCCCGGGGGGATCCTGACGATGCTGCCCGCCGCTCCATGATCGATGACACCTACCAGTGCCTGACAGCTGTGGCAGGCACACCCCGTGGGCCCCGGCACCTCATTGCTGGTGGCACCGTGTCTGCCCTGTGTCAGGCATACCTGGGGCACAGCTATGGTTTTGACCAGGCCCTGGCACTCCTGGTGGGGCTGCTGGCGGCTGCTGAGACCCAGTGCTGGAAGGAGGCGGAGCCTGACCTGCTGGCTGTGTTGCGGGGCCTCAGCGAGGATTTTCAGAAAGCTGAAGATGCCAGCAAGTTTGAGCTCTGCCAGCTACTGCCCCTCTTTTTGCCCCCGACAACCGTGCCCCCTGAATGCCTCCGGGATCTGCAGGCCGGGCTGGCACGCATCCTGGGCAGCAAGCTGAGCTCCTGGCAGCGCAACCCCGCACTGAAGCTGGCAGCCCGCCTGGCGCACGCCTGCGGCTCCGACTGGATCCCGGCGGGTAGCTCCGGGAGCAAGTTCCTGGCCCTGCTGGTGAATCTGGCATGCGTGGAGGTGCGGCTGGCACTGGAGGAGACCGGCACGGAGGTGAAGGAGGACGTGGTGACTGCCTGCTATGCCCTCATGGAGTTGGGGATCCAGGAGTGTACCCGCTGTGAGCAGTCCCTGCTGAAGGAGCCACAGAAGGTGCAGCTTGTGAGCATCATGAAGGAGGCCATCGGGGCTGTCATCCACTACCTGCAGCAG GTGGGGCCAGAGAAGCAGAAGGAGCCTTTTGTGTTTGCCTCGGTGCGGATCCTGGGTGCCTGGCTGGCCGAGGAGACTTCGTCCCTGCGTAAAGAGGTCTGCCAGCTGCTGCCCTTCCTCGTCTGCTATGCCAAGAGCCTCTACGAGGAGGCTGAGGAGGCCAACGACCTCTCCCAGCAGGTGGCCACTCTGGCCATCTCCCCCAGCACCCCAGGGCCCAACTGGCCAGAGGATGCTCTCCG GCTCCTTCTGCCTGGCTGGTGCCACCTGACAGTCGAAGATGGGCCCCGGGAGATCCTGATCAAGGAGGGGGCTCCTTCACTTCTGTGCAAGTATTTCCTGCAGCAGTGGGAGCTCACATCCCCCGGCCACGATACCTCAGTGCTGCCTGACAGTGTGGAGATCGGCCTGCAGACCTGCTGCCACATCTTCCTCAACCTCGTGGTCACGGCACCGGGGCTCATCAA GCGTGATGCCTGCTTCACATCTCTTATGAACACCTTGATGACGTCATTGCCTGCACTAGTGCAGCAACAGGGGAGGCTGCTTCTGGCTGCCAACGTCGCCACCCTGGGCCTCCTCATGGCCCGGCTCCTTAGCACCTCTCCAG CTCTTCAGGGAACACCAGCATCCCGAGGTTTCTTCGCAGCCGCCATCCTCTTCCTATCGCAGTCCCACGTGGCACGGGCCACGCCTGGCTCAGACCAGGCGGTGCTGGCCCTGGCTCCTGACTACGAGGGCATCTGGGCTGACCTGCAGGAGCTCTGGTTCCTGGGCATGCAGGCCTTCACGGGCTGTGTGCCACTGCTGCCCTGGCTGGCCCCGGCTGCCCTGCGCTCCCGCTGGCCGCAAGAGCTGCTCCAGTTGCTCGGCAGTGTCAGCCCCAACTCCGTCAAGCCTGAGATGGTGGCCGCCTATCAGGGCGTCTTGGTGGAGCTGGCCCGGGCCAACCGGCTGTGCCGGGAGGCCATGAGGCTGCAGGCGGGTGAGGAGACCGCCAGCCACTATCGCATGGCCGCCCTGGAGCAGTGCCTGTCAGAGCCCTGA
- the NCDN gene encoding neurochondrin isoform X1, whose amino-acid sequence MVLLSRSLEVTLDQGPFLISKDLQVQPLQGAPLRELGKAGTMASDCEPALNQAEGRNSTLERYLGALREAKNDSEQFAALLLVTKAVKAGDIDAKTRRRIFDAVGFTFPNRLLTTKEAPDGCPDHVLRALGVALLACFCSDPELAAHPQVLNKIPILNAFLTARGDPDDAARRSMIDDTYQCLTAVAGTPRGPRHLIAGGTVSALCQAYLGHSYGFDQALALLVGLLAAAETQCWKEAEPDLLAVLRGLSEDFQKAEDASKFELCQLLPLFLPPTTVPPECLRDLQAGLARILGSKLSSWQRNPALKLAARLAHACGSDWIPAGSSGSKFLALLVNLACVEVRLALEETGTEVKEDVVTACYALMELGIQECTRCEQSLLKEPQKVQLVSIMKEAIGAVIHYLQQVGPEKQKEPFVFASVRILGAWLAEETSSLRKEVCQLLPFLVCYAKSLYEEAEEANDLSQQVATLAISPSTPGPNWPEDALRLLLPGWCHLTVEDGPREILIKEGAPSLLCKYFLQQWELTSPGHDTSVLPDSVEIGLQTCCHIFLNLVVTAPGLIKRDACFTSLMNTLMTSLPALVQQQGRLLLAANVATLGLLMARLLSTSPALQGTPASRGFFAAAILFLSQSHVARATPGSDQAVLALAPDYEGIWADLQELWFLGMQAFTGCVPLLPWLAPAALRSRWPQELLQLLGSVSPNSVKPEMVAAYQGVLVELARANRLCREAMRLQAGEETASHYRMAALEQCLSEP is encoded by the exons ATGGTCCTTCTTTCCCGCTCTCTGGAGGTGACCTTGGATCAGGGTCCCTTCCTCATCTCTAAGGATTTGCAGGTCCAGCCCTTGCAAGGGGCTCCCCTGAGGGAG TTGGGCAAGGCGGGCACCATGGCCTCAGATTGCGAGCCAGCTCTGAACCAGGCAGAGGGCAGAAACTCCACCCTAGAACGCTACCTGGGAGCCCTCCGTGAGGCCAAGAATGACAGCGAGCAGTTTGCAGCCCTGCTGCTA GTGACCAAGGCAGTCAAAGCAGGTGACATCGATGCCAAAACTCGGCGGCGAATCTTTGATGCCGTCGGCTTCACCTTCCCCAATCGTCTTCTGACCACCAAGGAGGCGCCAGATGGCTGCCCCGACCACGTTCTCCGGGCCCTCGGCGTGGCCCTGCTGGCCTGCTTCTGCAGTGACCCTGAGCTGGCCGCTCATCCACAGGTCCTGAACAAGATCCCCATCCTTAACGCTTTCCTCACAGCCCGGGGGGATCCTGACGATGCTGCCCGCCGCTCCATGATCGATGACACCTACCAGTGCCTGACAGCTGTGGCAGGCACACCCCGTGGGCCCCGGCACCTCATTGCTGGTGGCACCGTGTCTGCCCTGTGTCAGGCATACCTGGGGCACAGCTATGGTTTTGACCAGGCCCTGGCACTCCTGGTGGGGCTGCTGGCGGCTGCTGAGACCCAGTGCTGGAAGGAGGCGGAGCCTGACCTGCTGGCTGTGTTGCGGGGCCTCAGCGAGGATTTTCAGAAAGCTGAAGATGCCAGCAAGTTTGAGCTCTGCCAGCTACTGCCCCTCTTTTTGCCCCCGACAACCGTGCCCCCTGAATGCCTCCGGGATCTGCAGGCCGGGCTGGCACGCATCCTGGGCAGCAAGCTGAGCTCCTGGCAGCGCAACCCCGCACTGAAGCTGGCAGCCCGCCTGGCGCACGCCTGCGGCTCCGACTGGATCCCGGCGGGTAGCTCCGGGAGCAAGTTCCTGGCCCTGCTGGTGAATCTGGCATGCGTGGAGGTGCGGCTGGCACTGGAGGAGACCGGCACGGAGGTGAAGGAGGACGTGGTGACTGCCTGCTATGCCCTCATGGAGTTGGGGATCCAGGAGTGTACCCGCTGTGAGCAGTCCCTGCTGAAGGAGCCACAGAAGGTGCAGCTTGTGAGCATCATGAAGGAGGCCATCGGGGCTGTCATCCACTACCTGCAGCAG GTGGGGCCAGAGAAGCAGAAGGAGCCTTTTGTGTTTGCCTCGGTGCGGATCCTGGGTGCCTGGCTGGCCGAGGAGACTTCGTCCCTGCGTAAAGAGGTCTGCCAGCTGCTGCCCTTCCTCGTCTGCTATGCCAAGAGCCTCTACGAGGAGGCTGAGGAGGCCAACGACCTCTCCCAGCAGGTGGCCACTCTGGCCATCTCCCCCAGCACCCCAGGGCCCAACTGGCCAGAGGATGCTCTCCG GCTCCTTCTGCCTGGCTGGTGCCACCTGACAGTCGAAGATGGGCCCCGGGAGATCCTGATCAAGGAGGGGGCTCCTTCACTTCTGTGCAAGTATTTCCTGCAGCAGTGGGAGCTCACATCCCCCGGCCACGATACCTCAGTGCTGCCTGACAGTGTGGAGATCGGCCTGCAGACCTGCTGCCACATCTTCCTCAACCTCGTGGTCACGGCACCGGGGCTCATCAA GCGTGATGCCTGCTTCACATCTCTTATGAACACCTTGATGACGTCATTGCCTGCACTAGTGCAGCAACAGGGGAGGCTGCTTCTGGCTGCCAACGTCGCCACCCTGGGCCTCCTCATGGCCCGGCTCCTTAGCACCTCTCCAG CTCTTCAGGGAACACCAGCATCCCGAGGTTTCTTCGCAGCCGCCATCCTCTTCCTATCGCAGTCCCACGTGGCACGGGCCACGCCTGGCTCAGACCAGGCGGTGCTGGCCCTGGCTCCTGACTACGAGGGCATCTGGGCTGACCTGCAGGAGCTCTGGTTCCTGGGCATGCAGGCCTTCACGGGCTGTGTGCCACTGCTGCCCTGGCTGGCCCCGGCTGCCCTGCGCTCCCGCTGGCCGCAAGAGCTGCTCCAGTTGCTCGGCAGTGTCAGCCCCAACTCCGTCAAGCCTGAGATGGTGGCCGCCTATCAGGGCGTCTTGGTGGAGCTGGCCCGGGCCAACCGGCTGTGCCGGGAGGCCATGAGGCTGCAGGCGGGTGAGGAGACCGCCAGCCACTATCGCATGGCCGCCCTGGAGCAGTGCCTGTCAGAGCCCTGA
- the NCDN gene encoding neurochondrin isoform X2, whose translation MLCCDLAAAGQLGKAGTMASDCEPALNQAEGRNSTLERYLGALREAKNDSEQFAALLLVTKAVKAGDIDAKTRRRIFDAVGFTFPNRLLTTKEAPDGCPDHVLRALGVALLACFCSDPELAAHPQVLNKIPILNAFLTARGDPDDAARRSMIDDTYQCLTAVAGTPRGPRHLIAGGTVSALCQAYLGHSYGFDQALALLVGLLAAAETQCWKEAEPDLLAVLRGLSEDFQKAEDASKFELCQLLPLFLPPTTVPPECLRDLQAGLARILGSKLSSWQRNPALKLAARLAHACGSDWIPAGSSGSKFLALLVNLACVEVRLALEETGTEVKEDVVTACYALMELGIQECTRCEQSLLKEPQKVQLVSIMKEAIGAVIHYLQQVGPEKQKEPFVFASVRILGAWLAEETSSLRKEVCQLLPFLVCYAKSLYEEAEEANDLSQQVATLAISPSTPGPNWPEDALRLLLPGWCHLTVEDGPREILIKEGAPSLLCKYFLQQWELTSPGHDTSVLPDSVEIGLQTCCHIFLNLVVTAPGLIKRDACFTSLMNTLMTSLPALVQQQGRLLLAANVATLGLLMARLLSTSPALQGTPASRGFFAAAILFLSQSHVARATPGSDQAVLALAPDYEGIWADLQELWFLGMQAFTGCVPLLPWLAPAALRSRWPQELLQLLGSVSPNSVKPEMVAAYQGVLVELARANRLCREAMRLQAGEETASHYRMAALEQCLSEP comes from the exons ATGTTGTGTTGTGACCTGGCTGCGGCGGGACAG TTGGGCAAGGCGGGCACCATGGCCTCAGATTGCGAGCCAGCTCTGAACCAGGCAGAGGGCAGAAACTCCACCCTAGAACGCTACCTGGGAGCCCTCCGTGAGGCCAAGAATGACAGCGAGCAGTTTGCAGCCCTGCTGCTA GTGACCAAGGCAGTCAAAGCAGGTGACATCGATGCCAAAACTCGGCGGCGAATCTTTGATGCCGTCGGCTTCACCTTCCCCAATCGTCTTCTGACCACCAAGGAGGCGCCAGATGGCTGCCCCGACCACGTTCTCCGGGCCCTCGGCGTGGCCCTGCTGGCCTGCTTCTGCAGTGACCCTGAGCTGGCCGCTCATCCACAGGTCCTGAACAAGATCCCCATCCTTAACGCTTTCCTCACAGCCCGGGGGGATCCTGACGATGCTGCCCGCCGCTCCATGATCGATGACACCTACCAGTGCCTGACAGCTGTGGCAGGCACACCCCGTGGGCCCCGGCACCTCATTGCTGGTGGCACCGTGTCTGCCCTGTGTCAGGCATACCTGGGGCACAGCTATGGTTTTGACCAGGCCCTGGCACTCCTGGTGGGGCTGCTGGCGGCTGCTGAGACCCAGTGCTGGAAGGAGGCGGAGCCTGACCTGCTGGCTGTGTTGCGGGGCCTCAGCGAGGATTTTCAGAAAGCTGAAGATGCCAGCAAGTTTGAGCTCTGCCAGCTACTGCCCCTCTTTTTGCCCCCGACAACCGTGCCCCCTGAATGCCTCCGGGATCTGCAGGCCGGGCTGGCACGCATCCTGGGCAGCAAGCTGAGCTCCTGGCAGCGCAACCCCGCACTGAAGCTGGCAGCCCGCCTGGCGCACGCCTGCGGCTCCGACTGGATCCCGGCGGGTAGCTCCGGGAGCAAGTTCCTGGCCCTGCTGGTGAATCTGGCATGCGTGGAGGTGCGGCTGGCACTGGAGGAGACCGGCACGGAGGTGAAGGAGGACGTGGTGACTGCCTGCTATGCCCTCATGGAGTTGGGGATCCAGGAGTGTACCCGCTGTGAGCAGTCCCTGCTGAAGGAGCCACAGAAGGTGCAGCTTGTGAGCATCATGAAGGAGGCCATCGGGGCTGTCATCCACTACCTGCAGCAG GTGGGGCCAGAGAAGCAGAAGGAGCCTTTTGTGTTTGCCTCGGTGCGGATCCTGGGTGCCTGGCTGGCCGAGGAGACTTCGTCCCTGCGTAAAGAGGTCTGCCAGCTGCTGCCCTTCCTCGTCTGCTATGCCAAGAGCCTCTACGAGGAGGCTGAGGAGGCCAACGACCTCTCCCAGCAGGTGGCCACTCTGGCCATCTCCCCCAGCACCCCAGGGCCCAACTGGCCAGAGGATGCTCTCCG GCTCCTTCTGCCTGGCTGGTGCCACCTGACAGTCGAAGATGGGCCCCGGGAGATCCTGATCAAGGAGGGGGCTCCTTCACTTCTGTGCAAGTATTTCCTGCAGCAGTGGGAGCTCACATCCCCCGGCCACGATACCTCAGTGCTGCCTGACAGTGTGGAGATCGGCCTGCAGACCTGCTGCCACATCTTCCTCAACCTCGTGGTCACGGCACCGGGGCTCATCAA GCGTGATGCCTGCTTCACATCTCTTATGAACACCTTGATGACGTCATTGCCTGCACTAGTGCAGCAACAGGGGAGGCTGCTTCTGGCTGCCAACGTCGCCACCCTGGGCCTCCTCATGGCCCGGCTCCTTAGCACCTCTCCAG CTCTTCAGGGAACACCAGCATCCCGAGGTTTCTTCGCAGCCGCCATCCTCTTCCTATCGCAGTCCCACGTGGCACGGGCCACGCCTGGCTCAGACCAGGCGGTGCTGGCCCTGGCTCCTGACTACGAGGGCATCTGGGCTGACCTGCAGGAGCTCTGGTTCCTGGGCATGCAGGCCTTCACGGGCTGTGTGCCACTGCTGCCCTGGCTGGCCCCGGCTGCCCTGCGCTCCCGCTGGCCGCAAGAGCTGCTCCAGTTGCTCGGCAGTGTCAGCCCCAACTCCGTCAAGCCTGAGATGGTGGCCGCCTATCAGGGCGTCTTGGTGGAGCTGGCCCGGGCCAACCGGCTGTGCCGGGAGGCCATGAGGCTGCAGGCGGGTGAGGAGACCGCCAGCCACTATCGCATGGCCGCCCTGGAGCAGTGCCTGTCAGAGCCCTGA